A single Euwallacea similis isolate ESF13 chromosome 1, ESF131.1, whole genome shotgun sequence DNA region contains:
- the LOC136411521 gene encoding kelch-like protein 6 has translation MTNQRKDIVLEIEGTPLTCNRELLINNSDYFSVMLTGTFKESSLDRIEIKGVKLTAFNTILLLLHDSTHIIEDQELHLILEAACMLQFESVKLMCESKIQQALKTSICLNIWQTAEMLQLSPLYLKAKYMALGDFPLICDSHEIFCFTLKEICLYLGHIYLNAKNEMTVFQTAINWWYENQEDYTEEHSTQVLLQLLNCLDFQKLKDTDIRDIQSYPDIADNMELQAILNCVIDLRNKGINVGPNFSGEQISFAIHLCNSKARQVPEMPSLLLQRCIENMHTTYWPNGKEWTDKSLVMHDSVTNTFKEFFLIRGNKIRDLVGFKLHSYKEFTYFFGGQFLINGSQWNFNLWTYNNFKEKWERKNKLPHKRRHFDSVMVEGCIFIVGGVANFRVVQDTMLWYDCEADKWADPIPLPHSERFLRCCSFLGQLCLVYFRQKRVYLFDKNEVKWTTIDMQFYCTFFEEMRNFEVFSVSNYLYIKGKYLIKMKYIAQALIIVNHSQCTDFEYEESQSILCNNVHYTLYTCRDEQYNVCHTLEMMDLESGRMEYLFQNKIQEKDVVAEADKKLFCTFPSTRLFSVGYYWMVKDNNCVNEPIVR, from the exons ATGACCAACCAACGAAAAGACATAGTTCTGGAAATTGAAGGAACTCCTCTGACTTGCAATCGAGAGCTGCTCATTAACAACAGTGATTATTTCTCTGTAATGTTAACTGGCACTTTCAAGGAAAGCTCCTTGGATAGAATTGAAATTAAG ggAGTAAAATTAACAGCATTCAACACCATATTACTATTACTGCATGATAGTACTCATATCATAGAAGACCAAGAACTTCATTTAATTCTTGAAGCTGCATGCATGCTACAATTTGAGTCTGTGAAATTAATGTGTGAATCTAAAATACAGCAAGCGTTGAAGACGTCAATTTGTTTGAATATATGGCAAACTGCAGAAATGCTTCAATTAAGCCCTTTATACCTCAAGGCTAAATATATGGCCTTAGGAGACTTTCCCCTTATCTGTGATAGCCacgaaattttttgtttcactCTCAAGGAAATTTGCCTTTACTTAGGACACATTTATTTGAATGCCAAAAATGAAATGACTGTCTTCCAAACTGCCATTAACTGGTGGTATGAGAACCAAGAAGATTACACTGAAGAACATAGCACTCAGGTGTTGCTACAGTTACTAAATTGCCTTGACTTCCAAAAACTCAAAGATACTGATATAAGGGATATCCAAAGTTATCCTGATATTGCAGATAATATGGAATTGCAGGCAATTTTGAATTGTGTTATTGATTTGCGCAATAAGGGAATAAATGTGGGGCCAAATTTCTCGGGGGAACAAATCTCATTTGCCATTCATTTGTGCAATTCAAAGGCTCGACAAGTGCCTGAAATGCCCAGTTTGTTGCTTCAAAGGTGTATAGAAAATATGCATACAACTTATTGGCCAAATGGAAAGGAATGGACTGATAAAAGTCTTGTCATGCATG ATTCTGTAACCAACACCTTCAAAGAATTCTTCCTTATCAGAGGTAACAAAATTCGGGATTTAGTAGGTTTTAAACTGCACTCCTATAAAGAATTTACTTATTTCTTTGGTGGTCAGTTTCTTATAAATGGGTCGCAgtggaatttcaatttgtggacttacaataattttaaggagAAATGGGAAAGGAAGAACAA GTTACCTCACAAACGCCGGCATTTCGATTCTGTCATGGTGGAGGGTTGCATCTTTATTGTTGGAGGGGTGGCGAATTTCAGAGTTGTTCAAGATACTATGCTCTGGTATGATTGTGAGGCTG ATAAATGGGCAGATCCTATTCCGTTGCCGCACTCGGAGAGATTTCTTAGATGCTGCTCCTTCTTAGGGCAGCTGTGTCTTGTGTATTTTCGCCAAAAACGTGTTTAtttgtttgataaaaatgagGTAAAGTGGACTACAATTGACATGCAGTTTTACTGTACATTTTTCGAGGAAATGAGGAATTTTGAGGTATTTTCTGTCTCCAATTACCTATACATTAAAG gcaaatatctaattaaaatGAAGTACATCGCACAAGCCTTAATCATAGTAAATCACTCGCAATGCACCGACTTTGAGTACGAAGAAAGTCAGTCTATTTTGTGCAATAATGTGCATTACACTCTGTACACTTGTCGCGACGAACAGTACAATGTGTGCCACACATTGGAGATGATGGATTTGGAATCTGGAAGGATGGAATACTtgtttcaaaacaaaattcaagaGAAAGACGTCGTTGCAGAAGCAGATAAGAAACTCTTTTGCACTTTTCCGTCCACAAGGCTGTTTTCGGTTGGATATTACTGGATGGTAAAGGATAATAACTGTGTTAATGAACCCATTGTTAGatag
- the LOC136408554 gene encoding pro-resilin, which translates to MNSFGVVFAFALAAVAIAEPPSGYSYSRPSGGGGGFGGHVGGLSGGGGGYTAVSSGYQTSEGASVDGALLEQVRQILLKEEQNSASSSSGGGISGSYGAPSPQYGVPSPQYGVPSYQTRVVGIDLEGIKQAIQVAQYEQVSQSQGFGGYPSGPSSSYGAPARAPSGSYGAPY; encoded by the exons ATGAACTCTTTTGGCGTG gTATTCGCCTTTGCTTTGGCCGCAGTGGCCATAGCTGAACCACCATCCGGATACAGCTACAGTAGGCCGAGCGGCGGCGGTGGCGGTTTTGGAGGCCACGTTGGGGGTCTCTCGGGAGGTGGTGGCGGTTACACAGCCGTGTCTTCCGGCTACCAAACCTCCGAAGGAGCCTCTGTGGATGGAGCCCTTCTGGAACAAGTCCGCCAAATTCTCCTTAAAGAAGAACAGAACTCCGCTTCGTCTTCGAGTGGTGGTGGAATCAGCGGCTCCTACGGTGCCCCATCCCCCCAATACGGCGTTCCATCTCCGCAATACGGAGTGCCCAGCTACCAAACCAGGGTCGTAGGAATCGATCTTGAAGGCATTAAGCAAGCCATCCAAGTAGCTCAATACGAGCAGGTATCTCAATCCCAAGGATTCGGAGGATACCCAAGTGGGCCCAGCTCCAGCTACGGCGCTCCCGCTAGAGCACCATCTGGGTCCTACGGAGCTCCCTACTAA